A genomic segment from Candidatus Methylacidiphilales bacterium encodes:
- a CDS encoding DUF3341 domain-containing protein: MSRIYGIGAEFGNAAELYEAARHIRDAGFKRWDVYSPFPIHGMDAAMGLKKSAVSFYTLMAGIGGALGIVGLIVYAAAINYPLVVQGKPYFAFEPTFPIMFEVVIMISAF, from the coding sequence ATGAGCAGGATTTACGGAATCGGCGCCGAGTTTGGAAACGCGGCGGAGCTCTACGAGGCCGCGCGGCACATCCGCGATGCCGGGTTCAAGCGCTGGGACGTGTATTCGCCCTTCCCCATCCATGGCATGGATGCGGCGATGGGGTTGAAGAAATCGGCGGTTTCCTTTTATACCCTGATGGCCGGCATTGGAGGGGCCTTGGGTATTGTCGGGCTGATTGTCTATGCCGCCGCAATCAATTATCCGTTGGTGGTCCAGGGCAAACCTTATTTTGCGTTCGAACCGACTTTTCCCATTATGTTTGAGGTTGTGATCATGATTTCGGCTTTTG
- the nrfD gene encoding polysulfide reductase NrfD, whose product MNETATAVKDNPMVRKPLILNGRSFSWLTAHISGLVEDKPRLWWWVATLIAGSFAALVPIEITYLISTGVGVWGLNHPVGWAWDITNFVWWVGIGHAGTAISAILFLTRQKWRTSINRSAEAMTIFAIACAGIFPAIHVGRVWMVWFLAPVPNANGIWPNFKSPLLWDVFAVSTYFSVSALFWYYGLIPDFATLRDRMKNRWAKWAYGILALGWRSSNRHWRNYERGYMLLAGIATAMVFSVCGIVSMDFATSIVPGWHTTIFPLYFFVGAVYGGFAMILVLLIPARALFKLEDVITLKHIDNMAKITLTLACLIGYIYVMEFFTGWYSGNPNEWAMLYFNRFSSNAPYCLAYWVMVIFNAVLPQILWFKFFRKNVFWLFLIVIPPSIGMWCERFVIIVTSIHRDFLPSSWRYFTPTIHDILLFAGTLGFFFFLFLLFLKFVPAVTIFEVKAILPEADPHEKSGRAGGGQA is encoded by the coding sequence ATGAACGAAACCGCTACAGCCGTTAAAGACAATCCGATGGTACGGAAGCCGCTCATTTTGAACGGGCGTTCCTTTTCGTGGCTGACCGCGCATATCTCGGGCCTCGTTGAGGACAAGCCGCGTCTGTGGTGGTGGGTTGCCACGCTGATTGCGGGATCGTTTGCCGCTCTCGTGCCAATCGAAATCACCTATCTCATTTCAACCGGCGTGGGTGTCTGGGGCTTGAACCATCCGGTGGGCTGGGCCTGGGACATTACGAACTTTGTCTGGTGGGTCGGTATCGGCCATGCGGGGACGGCCATTTCCGCGATTCTGTTTTTGACTCGCCAAAAATGGCGCACCTCCATCAATCGCTCCGCCGAAGCCATGACCATTTTCGCCATCGCCTGCGCCGGAATTTTCCCGGCCATCCATGTGGGCCGGGTTTGGATGGTCTGGTTCCTGGCTCCCGTTCCGAACGCGAACGGCATCTGGCCCAATTTCAAGAGCCCGCTGCTCTGGGACGTGTTTGCCGTCAGCACCTATTTCTCGGTGTCCGCGCTGTTCTGGTATTACGGGTTGATCCCCGATTTCGCGACGTTGCGTGACCGGATGAAAAACCGCTGGGCCAAATGGGCTTACGGCATCCTGGCGCTGGGCTGGCGGAGTTCCAACCGGCATTGGCGCAATTATGAAAGAGGCTACATGCTCCTGGCCGGCATTGCCACGGCCATGGTGTTTTCCGTCTGCGGCATTGTGTCGATGGACTTCGCCACGTCCATCGTTCCGGGCTGGCATACCACGATCTTCCCGCTCTACTTTTTCGTCGGCGCGGTTTATGGCGGTTTTGCGATGATCCTGGTTCTTTTGATTCCGGCGCGCGCGCTGTTCAAGCTGGAGGATGTGATCACGCTGAAGCACATCGACAACATGGCCAAGATCACGCTGACCCTGGCCTGCCTCATCGGTTACATCTATGTCATGGAATTTTTCACCGGCTGGTACAGCGGCAACCCGAACGAGTGGGCGATGCTGTATTTCAACCGCTTTTCCTCCAACGCCCCGTATTGCCTCGCGTATTGGGTCATGGTCATTTTCAACGCGGTGCTTCCCCAGATTCTGTGGTTTAAATTTTTCCGGAAGAATGTGTTCTGGCTGTTTTTGATCGTCATTCCTCCAAGCATCGGCATGTGGTGCGAGCGGTTTGTAATCATCGTCACGTCGATCCACCGCGATTTCCTGCCTTCGTCCTGGCGCTACTTTACGCCCACAATCCATGACATCCTGCTGTTTGCCGGGACGCTGGGTTTCTTCTTCTTCCTTTTCCTGCTGTTTTTGAAGTTTGTTCCGGCGGTGACGATCTTCGAGGTCAAAGCAATATTGCCGGAAGCGGATCCGCATGAAAAATCCGGCCGCGCAGGAGGCGGGCAGGCATGA